CCGAGGTCGACGGATTGCGCGACGACTCGACGATCAGCATGTCCGGATAGAGAACGGCGCCGAGCGTGTTGGCCACGACGGGCTGGTTGCCGCGGAACGCATTGATGAAGGCCAGACTCTGCGCGCCGAACTCGGCGGTGTTATACGGCTGCGTGCGATTGTATTTGTCGTGATTCGCCTTCACAATCGTGACTTCGCTGACCAGGGGATTGCCGAGAAATTCCACCTGCTCGTATACCGTATTCTCGTCCGCCGAATCGTCCTCGTCGTCGCCAACGTCGGCGCGGGCGGCTTCCTTGCTCTGGCTGGCCGACGGACCGGTGAGGCCTTGGTCCTGCGGGGTATCCTGGCAGGCACCGAGCGCTGCCGTGGAAGCAACGGCAAGCAGTAGCGCGGTGCGCTGCGTGAATCGAGCCGCGCGCGCGGCAGTGGTTCGCAACATGGGTCTTGCTCCTGAATCGTTGAGGAATCGAGTGAGAACGGGTGACAGCACGACTAGTTGCCGCGGGCGCGGCTGGTCGTGCCCCAGACTCCGAAGCGACCATTGGTTGCGGTGTTGGCGAGCATCGCTGTGGGCAACTCCACCACGATGGCCATGTCGTTGATACCGCGCAGGAAATCGACGGCGGGATTGGCGCCAGTGGCTGACCGGAACGTCAGCGGCCCCTGCGTGATCATCGAAAGCGGACCATTTTCGGGGCGACGATCCGGAAGAATCCGGAAGAACTGCTCGAGATCGATGAAGAACGGATCATCCCGCGGACCGGCGAACAGCTTCACTCCGTTCTGTTCAATGACCGTATTGGTATATCCCTTCAGTGGCTTCCCACCCACCAGCGTATTCAGCGTGCCGACACTGTTCGGCGCCATTGGACCACGCATTGAGACCTTCTGCTTGCCCGCCTTGCCCGTAAAGGTGAACTGGAAGACGAGGTCTTCGCGCGCATCGCCGGTGTTGTCAATCTTCAACTGATAGAGTTCCTGATCTTTCGTGCCGAACGTGAAGCTCGGCGTTTGCGCAGGCGTGATCGGCGAACTCGTCCCCAGCACGAGCACTGTGCGCGAGGGGTCGGTCGGCGACGGGAACGCGTAGACGTCATTCACGTCAAAGCGCGGGGACATCTCCACCAGCGGCGTGTCCTGGTGATCGGAGGCCATCAACTTGCGGACGGTCAGCGCTGAACCGCCAACGACGGTCAACGCGGCGAGCGCCACAAGCGGTGCTCGCAGGGAAATCCACTTCGGCATTGTTGCTCCACGGACGAGAGGGGCGAACGGAGTCGCACACGGCGACGTGACACGTACGCCGTTGAATCCGAACCGGATTGCAGGAGTTGCGTGAAGGTTCCGAAATGCGCCGATAGCGATCTCGTCCATTCGTGATTACCGGCTGTCATTGAGTCCGGCCGACACCAGACTGTCGACTTCGTCGAACGAGACGCGGTGTGCGGCAATGCGCGGTGAGTGCTTCACTACAATCGCACTCTGCGCAGCAGCTGCGCATTCAGCGCGACAATGATCGTGCTGAACGACATGAGCACGGCACCGACGGCCGGCGTCAGTAAGATCCCCCACGGCGCGAGCACGCCCGCAGCAAGCGGGATTGCCACGATGTTGTAGCCGGCCGCCCACCACAGGTTCTGCACCATCTTGCGGTAACTGGCCCGCGACAAATGCACGATGCGCGGCACATCGCGTGGGTCGCTCCGCACCAGCACAACGTCACCGGCCTCCACCGCCACGTCGGTGCCCGCGCCGATAGCTATGCCCACATCAGCCGTGACGAGTGCTGGCGCGTCGTTCACGCCGTCACCCACCATCGCCACGCGCTTGCCCTCGCGCTGCAGACGCTCGATGTGCGACGCCTTCTGCTCAGGCAACACTTGCGCAAGCACGGTGTCGATCTGCAGCTCGCGAGCGACGGCGTCGGCAACCGCTTGGGCATCGCCGGTCATCATCACCACCTCGATACCGGCTTCGTGCAACAGCCGTACCGCTTCCGCCGATTCTGGACGCACCGCATCGGCCACGGCGAACGCGGCGAGCGCGTTCACGCCTTCGATCAAGTAGATCACCCCTTGCCCTGCCGCCGCGGCCTTCTCGGCGAACGCCTGGATTTGCGCGCTCGGCGTAACACCCAAACTGGCGAGCAAATTCGGACCACCTTCCGCTAGCTGCCGGCCGTCGACGGTTGCCCGCACGCCCTGCCCGGGCATCGACTCGAACGCGGTCGCCGCAGGGATCGCGAGTGTTCGCTCCTCGGCACTCTTGACGATCGCGCGTGCCACCGGATGCTCCGCGTCACGTTCGACGGCCGCCGCGAGGCGCAAGGCGTCGTTCTCAGCGAGGTCGCCGTCGGTCTGCATCGACACCACCCGATGCTCACCGAGCGTCAACGTGCCGGTCTTGTCGAAGACTACCGTGGTAAGTCGACGCGCTTCCTCGAGCCCGCGTCGGTCACGCACCAGTAGACCACTCTGGGCGCCGAGCGTGGTCGAGATCGCCAGCACGAGTGGGACGGCGAGTCCTAGGGCGTGTGGGCACGCGATGACCAGCACCGTGACCAGTCGCTCAACCGCGGTGGCCGCGCTCGCGCCGGCGATCAACCACGCAGCGAACGTGATCGCTCCCGATCCCAACGCCACCCACGTGAGCCAGAACGCCGCACGGTCGGCGAGCGCCTGCGCGCCTGAACGGGACGATTGCGCCTGTGCCACCAGTCGCATGATCCCCGCGAGTGCCGTACGCTCTCCGGTACCCGTCACTTCCACGCGAAGTGATCCCGCGCCATTGATGGCGCCCGCGATCACCTTCGCACCGTCGGCCTTCTCAACCGGCGCCGACTCGCCGGTGAGGAGCGCCTCATTGACGGTGCTGCGACCCACTCGTACCACGCCGTCCGCCGGTACATTGGCACCCGGTCGCACGAGCACGACATCGCCGTTGCGCAGCGCCTCCACCGGCACGTCTTCCAAACGTTCATCGGCGCCGGCGCCGAGCACGCGTACCGCGGTCGAGGGCAACAGTTTCGCGAGTTCGCCCAGTGCACCTTGCGCCTGCGAAATCGAGCGCATCTCGAGCCAATGCCCCAGCAGCATGATCGTGACGAGTGTGGCCAGCTCCTCCCAGAGTGGCATTCCCGGGAAGCCGAGCGCGACCGCCGCACTGAACACAAACGCCACCGTGATCGCCAATGCGATCAGCGTCATCATGCCCGGCAGTCGGCTCACGATTTCGCGCCGTGCCCCGCGGAGAAACGGTAAGCCGCCGTACGCAAAGACCGCCGTGCCGAAGAGTGCGGGAATCCACTGGGCGCCGGGGAATGCCGGCGCGGTGTAGTGCAGCGCCCGCTGCAGCATGTGGCCCCACACCAAGGTGGGCAGCGTGAGGACCAACGTGAGCCAGAACTTGCTCCTGAACATCTCGACCGAGTGCCCGGCATGCTTGTCGTGCGCGGCATGATCGGCGACGGGCACACCCGCACCGGCCTGCATTCCCTTGGCCGTTTCACTCGCACTGCCGGCCACCGCGGCTGTCGGAGTTTGACCATGATGGCTCGCGTGCGGATCAGTCATAATGATGGCGTATCAGAAGTCGGGGAAGCGATGCGCGGCGAGAGCATTCTGAGGCCCGTGGTGCTTCACGCCCGGCGCTTGGCGTCATGAAGCGTCGCGGCACAGTAGCTGCAAGCATTGCATCAAGCCTGCCAGACGAACGAAAGACCACACGTACTCAGAGGGAGCGAGCTCGTGCCGTGCTGCAGCAACGTGCAGAAATGTTCCGCGGGCAACCACACGCCGTGGCACTCGATCACGCCGACGCGACTGAAATGAACATGCCAGACCGCTCGCGTCGCCGATGGATCAAACGCACCGTACTCGGCGTGGGCATCGTATCGCTTGGAATCGCCGCGCTCGCGGTGGCGGATGCGGATCGCGCGGACAGCGGCACGCCGCTGTTCGTGCGACGTCTCGGTGAAGGCGGCCCACTGCTGGTGTTCCTGCCGGGCATAGGCGGGACCACCCGGTACTGGGAGCTGGTGGTGGCCCCACTTCAAGATCGGTTCCGTTTGGCGCTGGTCGACCTGCTCGGCTTTGGGCGCTCTCCGAAGCCGTGGACCACGTACTCGGTATCGCGACATCTCGCCGAACTCGAGCGAGTCATCGCCCCGTTGGCGACGAATGAACCCGTCGTGCTCGTCGGTCACTCACTCGGCGCGCGTTTAGGCCTCGCGTACGCCGCGCGCCACCCGGCCCAAGTGCGCGCACTCGTGCTGGTGAGCATGCCGTACTTTGCGGATGGTGACAACGGTGACAACGCCAAGCGCGTCGTAGGACGCCGCGACCACGGTTGGATCTGGACGCACATGGTGCCGTTCGCCTTGGCGTGCCTGCTTGGGCGCCGACTGCTTGGGTGGGCCGCACCGATGCTGGCCGGCGACCTGCCGCGAGAGGTCGCAGAGGACATGAATCAGATGACCTGGCGCTCGTCCACGTCGACGATGTGGGAGGTCATCTATCGCTACGATCTCACGGCAGATGTGCTGCGATTGCCTCCCAGCCTAGCCGTGACGTTTCTTCACGGCGACCAAGACGAGAGTGCACCACTGGAGGGCATTCGGGACGTCGCCCGCCTGCGTCCATCGGTCGCGGTGCACGTACGCGAGGGGGCCGACCATCGTCTCCCGCTGAAACACCGCGCGTGGGTACGCGAGCAGATCGTCGCGGCAATGGCTCGGTAGTGTTCACCCCATGCACGCGAGGCACACGGAACCTCACGATTGAGAGGCGTGCGGGCTCACGATGCGAACACCGCGCTCAGTCTCGTCTGCCAGCCCCTCCCCATGTCCACAAGTCCGTGCCAATCTACGAATCGCGCGGAGCCCCATTTACCGAGCTTCTCGCCCGCCATGCTGCGAAAGTGGCGTCCCTCCGCGGTGGACCCGTTCACGGCGTGAACGCCCGTTGAGCGCGACATCAGCGACCGCCGCGACGCCCCTTGGTGTCGCTTGAGTTGGTCGGCAAGTACATCGCCGACGCGCGCGCCTTCAGAATCTCAGCGGTGTGCGCCGTGACTTTCGTGGAGATCGAAGCGGTTGCAGCCACTTCAGACTCGAGCATGCCGAGATGTGTTTCGCTGGACATCGTGTGTGCTCGCGTCCTTGGCCACGCGCACCATCAGGAGCTCGAAGTCCTCAGGGGCGCGACGTGTCCAAGAAAACGCGCGAGAAGCCCAAGCAGGACTTCGTCAATCCAAGGCTTCTGAAGGTAGGCCTTCGCGCCCGCCGCCAGCGCCCGATCCTTGTGGGCGACCTGATCGCGCGCCGACACGACGATGACTGGGATATCCATGAGGTGGGTGTTGCTTCGGAACCGTTCGAGCACCAAGTAGCCGTCGCCGGCCGGCAGACCAAGATCGAGAATGATGAGATCGGGCTTTTCGTGTCGCGCACTGCTGATGGCCGACATGCCGTCACCCGCGAAGCACGTCTCATAGCCATGCGCCTTCAGCAGCACGCGATAGCCTAGCCGGACGTCGGCATCATCTTCGATGATCAATACTTTGCTGTGGTGCATGGTGCTCCTCATCGTGATCGACTCGCTAGAGTGAAGACGCAAGCGCTGTATGAGCCGCCACCGGCGCGTCAACATGGGCCAGCGTGAACGTGGGTACGGTGAACGTGAAGGTGGTGCCTGTGAGCGCGGTCTCATCTGACACTGCGATGGTTCCACCCTGGGCTTCGACGAGTTCCCGGCAGATATACAGGCCGATGCCGAGTCCCTGGCGGCCACCTGTATCGACAGCAGCGCCTTGATAGAGTCGCTCGAACACCTTCGTGCGTCGCTCTGCCGAGATACCGCCGCCGGTATCGGATACATCGCACTCCAGCATCTGAGCCTCACGTACGCTGGCGCGAACGCGCACCGTGATCGACCCACTGAGCGGTGTGAACTTTACCGCATTATCCAGCAAGATGATCAGGATCTGCCGCAGACGCGTCGGATCGGCGAAGGCGGGAGGCAGATCATCCTCAATGACAACGCTGAGCGTGATCGCTCGTGCGCGAGCGCTTTCCCGAACGGTGTCGAGGGTATCGGCAACGACGGCTCGTAGCGCAATACACTCCCGCACGATCTGCAGCTTCCCGGACTCGAGACGCGTGACTTCAAGCAAATCGTCGATCATCGACTGAAGTTGTCCGATATTTCGCCAGACCACCAGCTGATACTCCCGCTGTTCGTCGGTGAGTGGACCAGCCACTCCGGACAGCAGGATCGAGGTAAACTGCTTGATGGCCGTGAGCGGTGAACGCAGTTCGTGCGACACGTGAGAGAGGAAGTCATCCTTGAACTTGAGCTGCTCGATGCGCATCTGCTCCAGTGCGATCGATCGCTCGCTGAGCGCCGTGGCTTCCCGTTCAAGCGACTCGGTGCGTTCGGTGAGATGGGCGGTTCGGGAGCGCACCGTACCCGAAAGCACGTCGCCGTAACGAACGTCGTCGCCGGTTCGCAGTCGTGCCAGATTCCGCACTCGCATACACAGCTCGGCCCGGTCGACTGGCTTGGTGACGAAGTCTTCGACGCCCGACTGCAAGCCGCGAAGTCGCGCCTCGCGATCGTCGAGCGCCGTGACCATGATGATCGGGATGTGCTGAGTGGTCGGGTCAGCCTTGAGCCGCCGAGCGACCTCGTAGCCATCCATGCCGGGCATCATGACGTCCAACAACACCAGATCGGGCCGCTCCCGCGCCACCGAGGTCAACGCAGCTTCGCCGGTCGCAGCACTCGTGACGCAGAATCCTGTTGGGATCAACATCGCCTCCAACAGTCGACGATTCCGATAGTTGTCATCGACGATCAGAATGCGCGCAGCATACGCGGCGTGCTCTCCGCTCTTATTGACATACACTTTTGTGGTCGTCATGTCGCGGTAACCCTGCGACCGATGTACGTCAGGACCGCAGCGAGCAACGACAGATAGCGCATGGGCTTCGCGATATAGCCATCGCAGCCCGCCGCGAGAATGCGTGCTTCGTCGCCGGACATCGTGAGCGCCGTCAGTGCCACCACGGGAATCTCGCGCGTCGACGCATCGGCTTTCAGTAGTGAAGTCGCGTGAAGGCCATCCATTCCGGGTAAATGAATGTCCATCAGAATCAGATCCGGACGATGGTCGTGCACTAACGAAATGCCGATTTCGGCGGTCGTGGCGCTGTTCACGGTGTGCCCCGCCGACTCGAGCACGAAGCAGGTCAGCGATGTGTTGGCCGCGTTGTCTTCGATCAGGAGGATGCGCGCCATGTCAAACCACCACACGCCGGCCTGACAGCGCACGCCGGACTTCCCGTGAGAAGCACTCCGCGTCGAAGCTCCCCTTACCCATAATGGTCGATACATGGTCCTGAAGCTGACCGTAGTCCTCGGCCGTCAGATCCTTCGCCGTCACGACAACAATCGGAATGCAGGCTGTGTCCTCGCGCGCCTGTAGCGCATCAACGACATCAAAGCCGGTCACATCGGGCATCATCAGGTCGAGCAGGATCAGTTCTGGTACCTCGTCGCGCGCCAGACGAATCGCCTCTGCGGCAGTTTGCGCGGTCAGTACCTCGGTGGCCATACCCTGGAGTCGCAGCGCCATCAGGTCGATTGCCTTCGGATCGTCGTCGACGATCAGCACTTTCAATGACTGTTCACTGGTACGAGGAAAAAGCCCGAGTCCCACCAGCGACTCACAGAGCTCGCGCCTCGAGACCGGCTTTTGCATCATCGCCGCCGCGCCGAGTGCGAAGCCCTTGTTGTGATCGACGACCATGGAGATGATGACCACCGGCACGCGAGCAAGCATCGGCGTCTCTTTGATCTGCGCCAGAAACTCCCAACCATCCATGTTCGGCAGCATGATATCGAGCGTGATCAACGCCAATGGCTGGCGCGCAGCGAGTACCAACGCGGCCTCGGCCGAGGAGGCATGGAGCACCTGGAATCCATCGGATTCGAGATGCAGCCGCAAAATGCCCGCCGACTTCGGGTCGTCCTCAACCACGAGCGCGACGGGCGTGACGTACGAGGGCTCGTCATTGCGACCGATCACCTGTGCCGTTGGTGCCGGTACCGCGTCGGACTCGCGACAGGGAATCCAGACGGTGAAACACGAGCCCTCACCAATCGCGCTCTCCACGGCAACCGCTCCGCCCTGCAACTCCACTAACGACTTCACCAAGGCAAGGCCGAGTCCCGTTCCTTCGAATTGTCGACCGAGTCCGGTATCAACCTGCGTGAACGGTTCAAACAGTAAATCCAACGCCGCGGCGGAAATGCCGATCCCACTGTCCGTGACACTGATGCGCAGGTACGAGTCCGAGGGGTCCCCCGCGAGGGGCAGGTGACGTCCCTGCCATGCGCCCGAGAGCGTTCCCACGTGTGCTCGCGGCACGCGCTCGGCGCGAAGCACCACTTGACCGCCCTCCGGCGTGAATTTGACCGCGTTGGAAAGGAGGTTATAGATGACCTGCTTGAGCTTGCGGGTGTCGAGCTGGAGCGCGCCAAGCGACTCGCCCGTATCCACCATGGCCAAGCGAATGCGCCGGGACGCCGCCTTTTCGCGGATGATCGACAGGCTGTTCACGAGGAGAACACCGACCGGTACAGACTCGAGTTCCAGTGTCATCTTGCCCGCTTCGACCTTCGAGAGATCGAGGATGTCGTTGATCAGCTCAAGCAAGTGATTTCCGCTGCTGAAGATGTCACCGATGAATCCCCGCTGCTGGTCGGTGAGCTCTCCCATCAGTCCATCTTTCAGGACTTCGGAGAAGCCGATGATGGCATTGAGCGGTGTTCGCAGCTCGTGCGACATGTTGGCGAGAAACTCTGACTTGAGTCGGCTCGCGTCTTCCAGCTGCGCGTTTTTCAGCTGAAGGGTTCGCTCGAACGTTTTGACCTCGGTCATGTCGCGAGCACAGGCGATGACGCCCTGCAGACGACGATCGCGATCATGAAACGTGGTGGCGTTGCATGCCAGCACGGTCAGCTTCCCGTCACGGGCGCGCGCGGTCAGCTCGTAGTTCGACACGTGCCCTTCCCGGAGCACGCGATGAATGGCAAGATCCGCGCGACTCGACTCCGTAAAGTACCGCCGGAAGGGTGTGCCTACGAGTTCGTCTCGCGTATACCCCGTGAGCGTCTCCGTCTGCTTGTTCACGTCGGTGATGAAGCCGTGCGTATCGGTCATCATCAGCGCGTCCAGGCTGGATTCGATCAACGAGCGCGTGTAGAAATGCTGATCGCGTAGTCGTTGGTCGAGCCGGAGCTGTTCTTCCTTGATTTGCGTCCGAGCGGTGTCGTCGGTGCCCACGAGTAGGTAGCCAATGATGCAGTTCTGCACATCGTGCAGCGCCGTCACGGAAAACACCACCGGGAAGCGACTTCCATCACATCGAATGCAGATGACCTCGACCACGTCCTCGTGCCCGCGCGACGCGTGACACACCAACACGCCGAAACCCGGGAGCACTGACACACCGAGTTCCATGCTACGCTCTGTGGCGAGCCACTGCAGTGCGGCGGCATCCATGAAATCCACCGGTGACCGCTGCTTCAGTACGGCGGTGGCGTCATAGCCCAACATGCGTTCGGCACCCACGCTGAAGATCTGGATGACCCCCGCGACATCGGTAGCGATGCTCGCGAAGTTCGCACTATTGAAGATCGCGCTCTGGAGCGCGGCAGTGCGGATCAGCGCTTCGGTCGTTCGGGTGTCGTGATCAGTCGCGGTGTCGGGGGGCGCGACGATTGGCGAGCGAGCGTGGTGCATACGACCCCGGTCCAGTCGTGCCTGGCGCGCTGGCGCCGTGGCGCACAGCGGAAGACACGATGGTCAGCTAGGGACGGACGGCCGGAACGCAATGTCAGCATCGACGCTGACCGACAGCGGAATGTGCTCCCGTACGGACACGAGCGGTTCGTGACACGTGTCACCATCACCACGACCGAGCGTCGAATGCGTCACATGAGAGGTAAAAGGGTCACAGGGTACCGGTGTCGGCGGGAGGGTGACGGACTTATGGTGCGCCTCGGGAGTCAAGTGCTCTGTCAGCATGTGCAACGACGGTGACCCCTCGAAAGAAGCAGAGCGGCACGAAACACAAAAGCCGCCAACTCTCGACGAGTTGGCGGCTTACGTGTTCTCTACTTGGCCCATCACAGTAGCAGGAGAGAGACTCGAACTCTCGACCTCACGATTATGAGTCGTGCGCTCTAACCGGCTGAGCTACCCTGCCCCACTTCTCCAAATTTCTCACAATCCCCACTCGATCGCAAACCCAAAACTCGAGTGCCGGGACGCAAACGGCCGGCCCTTGCGGACCGGCCGAGTGCAGATGGCGGGGGCGGGATTTGAACCCGCGACCTTCGGGTTATGAGCCCGACGAGCTACCAGGCTGCTCCACCCCGCGTCAGAAGGAGTAACCTAGCGGCAGTGCAGCGAGAGTCAACCCCAACCGCACGAATTGTGCGGCGCCAACTGCGGCGAAATTACGGCGCAATTACGGCGCGCGCGACGTGTCGGTGCGCATGCGGTACAGCAACTCTTTCTCGCCGCGCACCATGCCCCACTCTTCGCGCGCCATGCGCTCGAGTCGCACGGGATCGCTCGTCACCGCTTTCAACTCGGCGCGCATCGAGTCCACATCCTGCTCGAGCTCCTGGACGTTCTGCGCCAACGCGGCCTTCCGGTCACGCTGCGTGAGCACGTCAGAGGTGCCGTACTCACCGCCCTCGATCGCATACACGAGGACGGCAAGTGCACCAACGCCCCAGGCCACCCGCTTCATCAGGGGCGTCATGGGTGAATCAGAGGCCGAAGAGCGCGCCACCCGGATACTCCGCGTAGCCTTCCAGCGGCTCTTCGATGCGCAGCAGCTGGTTGTACTTCGCCACACGATCGCTGCGCGACGGTGCGCCGGTCTTGATCTGACCCGCCTGCGTGGCGACGGCGAGATCGGCGATGAACGTGTCTTCGGTTTCGCCGCTGCGGTGCGAGATGATCGCATTGTATCCCGCGGCGCGCGCCAGCTCGATCGCTTCGAACGTTTCGGTGAGCGTGCCGATCTGATTCACCTTCACCAGAATCGCGTTCGCCACCTGGGCTTCGATGCCCTTCGCGAGAATTTCGCTGTTCGTGCAGAACAGGTCGTCGCCCACCAGCTGACAGCGATCGCCCACGAGCTCCGTGAGATACTTCCAGCCGTCCCAATCATTCTCGGCCATGCCGTCTTCGATCGACACGATCGGATAATTCTCCAGCCAACCGGCGTACTTGTCGGCGAGCGCTTGCGGGCTCAGCGACTTGGCGCCGCTCTTCTTGAAGTGATACTGGCCGCCCTGGAACATCTCGCTGGCCGCCACGTCGAGCGCGAGCGCGATGTCATGACCGGGACGGAAGCCCGCCGCCTGAATGGCTTCGATGATGATCTTCAGTGCATCTTCGTCGCTCTCGAGGTTCGGCGCGAAGCCGCCTTCATCGCCCACACCCGTGGCCAGCTTGCGCGCCACGAGCACCTTCTTGAGCGCGTGGAACACCTGCGTGCCCATGCGCAGTCCGTCGCTGAACGACTCGGCGCCGACCGGCACGATCATGAACTCCTGGAAGTCGACGGTGTTGGTCGCATGCGCGCCACCGTTCAGGATGTTCATCATCGGCACCGGCAACGTGCGCGCCATCGGGCCACCGAGATAGCGATACAACGGCAGGCCGACTTCGAGCGCGGCGGCACGCGCGACGGCCATCGACACGCCGAGCAGCGCGTTGGCACCCAGGCGTCCTTTGTTCTCCGTACCGTCGAGATCCATCAGCGCGCGGTCGATCGCGATCTGATCCGTCGCGTCCATGTCCTCGAGCGCTTCGTTGATCTCGGTGTTCACGTTGTTCACGGCCGTGAGCACACCCTTGCCGCCGTAGCGCTCAGGATCACCGT
This region of Gemmatimonas groenlandica genomic DNA includes:
- a CDS encoding DUF4331 family protein; translation: MPKWISLRAPLVALAALTVVGGSALTVRKLMASDHQDTPLVEMSPRFDVNDVYAFPSPTDPSRTVLVLGTSSPITPAQTPSFTFGTKDQELYQLKIDNTGDAREDLVFQFTFTGKAGKQKVSMRGPMAPNSVGTLNTLVGGKPLKGYTNTVIEQNGVKLFAGPRDDPFFIDLEQFFRILPDRRPENGPLSMITQGPLTFRSATGANPAVDFLRGINDMAIVVELPTAMLANTATNGRFGVWGTTSRARGN
- a CDS encoding alpha/beta fold hydrolase gives rise to the protein MALDHADATEMNMPDRSRRRWIKRTVLGVGIVSLGIAALAVADADRADSGTPLFVRRLGEGGPLLVFLPGIGGTTRYWELVVAPLQDRFRLALVDLLGFGRSPKPWTTYSVSRHLAELERVIAPLATNEPVVLVGHSLGARLGLAYAARHPAQVRALVLVSMPYFADGDNGDNAKRVVGRRDHGWIWTHMVPFALACLLGRRLLGWAAPMLAGDLPREVAEDMNQMTWRSSTSTMWEVIYRYDLTADVLRLPPSLAVTFLHGDQDESAPLEGIRDVARLRPSVAVHVREGADHRLPLKHRAWVREQIVAAMAR
- a CDS encoding FtsB family cell division protein, whose protein sequence is MTPLMKRVAWGVGALAVLVYAIEGGEYGTSDVLTQRDRKAALAQNVQELEQDVDSMRAELKAVTSDPVRLERMAREEWGMVRGEKELLYRMRTDTSRAP
- a CDS encoding DUF4331 family protein; protein product: MLRTTAARAARFTQRTALLLAVASTAALGACQDTPQDQGLTGPSASQSKEAARADVGDDEDDSADENTVYEQVEFLGNPLVSEVTIVKANHDKYNRTQPYNTAEFGAQSLAFINAFRGNQPVVANTLGAVLYPDMLIVESSRNPSTSGWLSWALANGWGGRNLKDDVVDAGLSAIFGKIITADGAYCNNGELPLCTDNVPANDKAFLRTFPYLAGPTL
- a CDS encoding ATP-binding response regulator yields the protein MTTTKVYVNKSGEHAAYAARILIVDDNYRNRRLLEAMLIPTGFCVTSAATGEAALTSVARERPDLVLLDVMMPGMDGYEVARRLKADPTTQHIPIIMVTALDDREARLRGLQSGVEDFVTKPVDRAELCMRVRNLARLRTGDDVRYGDVLSGTVRSRTAHLTERTESLEREATALSERSIALEQMRIEQLKFKDDFLSHVSHELRSPLTAIKQFTSILLSGVAGPLTDEQREYQLVVWRNIGQLQSMIDDLLEVTRLESGKLQIVRECIALRAVVADTLDTVRESARARAITLSVVIEDDLPPAFADPTRLRQILIILLDNAVKFTPLSGSITVRVRASVREAQMLECDVSDTGGGISAERRTKVFERLYQGAAVDTGGRQGLGIGLYICRELVEAQGGTIAVSDETALTGTTFTFTVPTFTLAHVDAPVAAHTALASSL
- a CDS encoding response regulator, giving the protein MHHSKVLIIEDDADVRLGYRVLLKAHGYETCFAGDGMSAISSARHEKPDLIILDLGLPAGDGYLVLERFRSNTHLMDIPVIVVSARDQVAHKDRALAAGAKAYLQKPWIDEVLLGLLARFLGHVAPLRTSSS
- a CDS encoding response regulator, with the protein product MHHARSPIVAPPDTATDHDTRTTEALIRTAALQSAIFNSANFASIATDVAGVIQIFSVGAERMLGYDATAVLKQRSPVDFMDAAALQWLATERSMELGVSVLPGFGVLVCHASRGHEDVVEVICIRCDGSRFPVVFSVTALHDVQNCIIGYLLVGTDDTARTQIKEEQLRLDQRLRDQHFYTRSLIESSLDALMMTDTHGFITDVNKQTETLTGYTRDELVGTPFRRYFTESSRADLAIHRVLREGHVSNYELTARARDGKLTVLACNATTFHDRDRRLQGVIACARDMTEVKTFERTLQLKNAQLEDASRLKSEFLANMSHELRTPLNAIIGFSEVLKDGLMGELTDQQRGFIGDIFSSGNHLLELINDILDLSKVEAGKMTLELESVPVGVLLVNSLSIIREKAASRRIRLAMVDTGESLGALQLDTRKLKQVIYNLLSNAVKFTPEGGQVVLRAERVPRAHVGTLSGAWQGRHLPLAGDPSDSYLRISVTDSGIGISAAALDLLFEPFTQVDTGLGRQFEGTGLGLALVKSLVELQGGAVAVESAIGEGSCFTVWIPCRESDAVPAPTAQVIGRNDEPSYVTPVALVVEDDPKSAGILRLHLESDGFQVLHASSAEAALVLAARQPLALITLDIMLPNMDGWEFLAQIKETPMLARVPVVIISMVVDHNKGFALGAAAMMQKPVSRRELCESLVGLGLFPRTSEQSLKVLIVDDDPKAIDLMALRLQGMATEVLTAQTAAEAIRLARDEVPELILLDLMMPDVTGFDVVDALQAREDTACIPIVVVTAKDLTAEDYGQLQDHVSTIMGKGSFDAECFSREVRRALSGRRVVV
- a CDS encoding heavy metal translocating P-type ATPase, with product MTDPHASHHGQTPTAAVAGSASETAKGMQAGAGVPVADHAAHDKHAGHSVEMFRSKFWLTLVLTLPTLVWGHMLQRALHYTAPAFPGAQWIPALFGTAVFAYGGLPFLRGARREIVSRLPGMMTLIALAITVAFVFSAAVALGFPGMPLWEELATLVTIMLLGHWLEMRSISQAQGALGELAKLLPSTAVRVLGAGADERLEDVPVEALRNGDVVLVRPGANVPADGVVRVGRSTVNEALLTGESAPVEKADGAKVIAGAINGAGSLRVEVTGTGERTALAGIMRLVAQAQSSRSGAQALADRAAFWLTWVALGSGAITFAAWLIAGASAATAVERLVTVLVIACPHALGLAVPLVLAISTTLGAQSGLLVRDRRGLEEARRLTTVVFDKTGTLTLGEHRVVSMQTDGDLAENDALRLAAAVERDAEHPVARAIVKSAEERTLAIPAATAFESMPGQGVRATVDGRQLAEGGPNLLASLGVTPSAQIQAFAEKAAAAGQGVIYLIEGVNALAAFAVADAVRPESAEAVRLLHEAGIEVVMMTGDAQAVADAVARELQIDTVLAQVLPEQKASHIERLQREGKRVAMVGDGVNDAPALVTADVGIAIGAGTDVAVEAGDVVLVRSDPRDVPRIVHLSRASYRKMVQNLWWAAGYNIVAIPLAAGVLAPWGILLTPAVGAVLMSFSTIIVALNAQLLRRVRL
- a CDS encoding response regulator translates to MARILLIEDNAANTSLTCFVLESAGHTVNSATTAEIGISLVHDHRPDLILMDIHLPGMDGLHATSLLKADASTREIPVVALTALTMSGDEARILAAGCDGYIAKPMRYLSLLAAVLTYIGRRVTAT
- the eno gene encoding phosphopyruvate hydratase → MASIVSVSAREILDSRGNPTVEVDVILETGSAGRAAVPSGASTGEREAVELRDGDPERYGGKGVLTAVNNVNTEINEALEDMDATDQIAIDRALMDLDGTENKGRLGANALLGVSMAVARAAALEVGLPLYRYLGGPMARTLPVPMMNILNGGAHATNTVDFQEFMIVPVGAESFSDGLRMGTQVFHALKKVLVARKLATGVGDEGGFAPNLESDEDALKIIIEAIQAAGFRPGHDIALALDVAASEMFQGGQYHFKKSGAKSLSPQALADKYAGWLENYPIVSIEDGMAENDWDGWKYLTELVGDRCQLVGDDLFCTNSEILAKGIEAQVANAILVKVNQIGTLTETFEAIELARAAGYNAIISHRSGETEDTFIADLAVATQAGQIKTGAPSRSDRVAKYNQLLRIEEPLEGYAEYPGGALFGL